A stretch of Dermochelys coriacea isolate rDerCor1 chromosome 6, rDerCor1.pri.v4, whole genome shotgun sequence DNA encodes these proteins:
- the SIRT3 gene encoding NAD-dependent protein deacetylase sirtuin-3, mitochondrial isoform X2 has translation MSLGTGLRFRVAALRNVFPAASLQGFTTWRNLWICSQRNHARRPVGSMGGRNLPLASLGSGFIPTSGTSLQREPLECHGEMAIACGARRIQGARPVSLSTAATGFFGIGRGGDGSGNRKLTLQDVAELIQKKACHRMVVMAGAGISTPSGIPDFRSPGSGLYSNLQQYNIPYPEAIFEIAYFFHNPKPFFTLAKELYPGNYRPNYSHYFLRLLHDKGLLLRLYTQNIDGLERVAGIPLDKLVEAHGTFATATCTVCRRSYPGEDFRGDVMADKIPHCPVCTGLIKPDIVFFGEELPHRFFLHVTDFPMADVLFIIGTSLEVQPFASLADAVRSSIPRVLINRDLVGPFAYQPQYNDVALLGDVISGVETFVELMGWKEEMQELIRRETEKLDAKDN, from the exons ATGAGCCTGGGGACGGGGTTACGGTTCAGAGTCGCGGCTCTTAGAAATGTGTTTCCTGCAGCGAGTCTTCAGGGATTCACTA CCTGGAGGAATCTCTGGATATGCAGTCAGAGAAATCATGCCAGGAGGCCCGTTGGCTCCATGGGGGGCAGAAATCTTCCCTTAGCTTCCTTGGGATCTGGCTTTATCCCCACAAGTGGAACTTCCCTGCAAAGGGAGCCTCTGGAATGCCATGGAGAGATGGCAATTGCCTGTGGAGCGAG AAGGATCCAGGGGGCCAGACCAGTCTCCTTATCCACTGCTGCCACAGGCTTTTTTGGGATCGGCAGAGGAGGAGACGGCAGTGGGAACCGGAAGCTCACTCTGCAGGATGTGGCAGAATTAATTCAGAAGAAGGCATGTCACCGGATGGTAGTGATGGCTGGAGCTGGGATCAGTACCCCCAGCGGCATCCCAGATTTTAG GTCTCCTGGGAGTGGCCTGTACAGTAACCTTCAGCAGTACAACATTCCCTATCCAGAAGCCATCTTTGAAATTGCCTACTTCTTCCACAATCCTAAGCCCTTTTTCACATTGGCCAAGGAGTTgtaccctggcaattacaggcccaACTACTCCCATTACTTCTTGCGACTCCTGCATGACAAGGGGCTCCTTCTGCGTCTGTATACCCAGAACATTGACGGGCTGGAAAGAG TTGCTGGGATCCCTCTTGATAAGTTGGTGGAAGCTCATGGCACCTTCGCCACTGCAACATGTACTGTCTGTCGGAGATCCTATCCGGGTGAGGACTTCAGG GGAGATGTGATGGCAGACAAAATCCCCCACTGCCCAGTCTGCACTGGACTCATCAAACCTGACATTGTGTTCTTTGGAGAGGAGCTCCCACACCGGTTCTTCCTGCATGTGACAGATTTCCCCATGGCAGATGTGCTCTTTATCATTGGAACCTCCCTCGAG GTGCAGCCCTTTGCCAGTCTGGCAGATGCAGTCCGCAGCTCTATTCCTCGTGTGCTGATCAATCGAGACCTGGTGGGACCATTTGCATACCAGCCGCAGTACAATGATGTGGCCCTGCTGGGAGATGTGATCAGTGGGGTGGAGACGTTTGTGGAGCTGATGGGCTGGAAGGAGGAGATGCAGGAGCTAATCCGGAGGGAAACAGAAAAG CTGGATGCAAAAGACAACTAG
- the SIRT3 gene encoding NAD-dependent protein deacetylase sirtuin-3, mitochondrial isoform X1, with product MSLGTGLRFRVAALRNVFPAASLQGFTAWRNLWICSQRNHARRPVGSMGGRNLPLASLGSGFIPTSGTSLQREPLECHGEMAIACGARRIQGARPVSLSTAATGFFGIGRGGDGSGNRKLTLQDVAELIQKKACHRMVVMAGAGISTPSGIPDFRSPGSGLYSNLQQYNIPYPEAIFEIAYFFHNPKPFFTLAKELYPGNYRPNYSHYFLRLLHDKGLLLRLYTQNIDGLERVAGIPLDKLVEAHGTFATATCTVCRRSYPGEDFRGDVMADKIPHCPVCTGLIKPDIVFFGEELPHRFFLHVTDFPMADVLFIIGTSLEVQPFASLADAVRSSIPRVLINRDLVGPFAYQPQYNDVALLGDVISGVETFVELMGWKEEMQELIRRETEKLDAKDN from the exons ATGAGCCTGGGGACGGGGTTACGGTTCAGAGTCGCGGCTCTTAGAAATGTGTTTCCTGCAGCGAGTCTTCAGGGATTCA CAGCCTGGAGGAATCTCTGGATATGCAGTCAGAGAAATCATGCCAGGAGGCCCGTTGGCTCCATGGGGGGCAGAAATCTTCCCTTAGCTTCCTTGGGATCTGGCTTTATCCCCACAAGTGGAACTTCCCTGCAAAGGGAGCCTCTGGAATGCCATGGAGAGATGGCAATTGCCTGTGGAGCGAG AAGGATCCAGGGGGCCAGACCAGTCTCCTTATCCACTGCTGCCACAGGCTTTTTTGGGATCGGCAGAGGAGGAGACGGCAGTGGGAACCGGAAGCTCACTCTGCAGGATGTGGCAGAATTAATTCAGAAGAAGGCATGTCACCGGATGGTAGTGATGGCTGGAGCTGGGATCAGTACCCCCAGCGGCATCCCAGATTTTAG GTCTCCTGGGAGTGGCCTGTACAGTAACCTTCAGCAGTACAACATTCCCTATCCAGAAGCCATCTTTGAAATTGCCTACTTCTTCCACAATCCTAAGCCCTTTTTCACATTGGCCAAGGAGTTgtaccctggcaattacaggcccaACTACTCCCATTACTTCTTGCGACTCCTGCATGACAAGGGGCTCCTTCTGCGTCTGTATACCCAGAACATTGACGGGCTGGAAAGAG TTGCTGGGATCCCTCTTGATAAGTTGGTGGAAGCTCATGGCACCTTCGCCACTGCAACATGTACTGTCTGTCGGAGATCCTATCCGGGTGAGGACTTCAGG GGAGATGTGATGGCAGACAAAATCCCCCACTGCCCAGTCTGCACTGGACTCATCAAACCTGACATTGTGTTCTTTGGAGAGGAGCTCCCACACCGGTTCTTCCTGCATGTGACAGATTTCCCCATGGCAGATGTGCTCTTTATCATTGGAACCTCCCTCGAG GTGCAGCCCTTTGCCAGTCTGGCAGATGCAGTCCGCAGCTCTATTCCTCGTGTGCTGATCAATCGAGACCTGGTGGGACCATTTGCATACCAGCCGCAGTACAATGATGTGGCCCTGCTGGGAGATGTGATCAGTGGGGTGGAGACGTTTGTGGAGCTGATGGGCTGGAAGGAGGAGATGCAGGAGCTAATCCGGAGGGAAACAGAAAAG CTGGATGCAAAAGACAACTAG
- the RIC8A gene encoding synembryn-A isoform X2: MELKNVVETVESGEQDAILKVLQIYNQEKSQCFTFEDEEREERKKMAQLLIKFLERELQPSCQVTCLESIRILSRDKSCLDPFATREGLQTLARHAGIDYSEELIREVPDLDVILEALKCLCNIVFSSPRAQELTAEARLVVGLTERIKLYNEKNLPHEVKFFDLRLLFLLTALRVDIRQQLAQELRGISLMTDTLELTLGVKWLDPHEVATEGSPPLPLPRQETERAMEILKVLFNITFDSSKREVDEEDAALYRRLGALLRHCLMISADGEDRTEEFHSHTVNLLGNLPLMCLDVLLTPKVRPGSLEYMGVNMDAVSVLLDFLERRLDRGHKLKETLTPVLNLLTESARVHRQTRKFLKAKVLPPLRDVKNRPEVGNLLRNKLVRLMTHIDTDVKHCAAEFLFVLCKESVSRFVKYTGYGNAAGLLAARGLMAGGRAEGEYSEDEDTDTEEYKEAKPNINPVTGRVEEKLPNPMEGMTEEQKEYEAMKLVNMFDKLSRQQVIQPMGMTPGGNLTSLENAVHELAEERSSSDSDLGLD, translated from the exons AAGTCTCAGTGTTTCACCTTTGAAGATGAAGAgcgggaggagaggaag AAAATGGCCCAGCTGCTGATCAAGTTCCTGGAGAGAGAGCTCCAGCCCTCCTGCCAAGTCACATGTTTGGAAAGCATCCGCATCCTGTCCCGGGACAAAAGCTGCCTTGACCCCTTTGCCACCAGGGAAGGCCTGCAGACCTTGGCCAGACACGCTGGCATTGATTACTCAGAGGAGCTTATTCGGGAAGTCCCAGACCTAGATGTGATCCTGGAGGCCCTCAAATGCCTCTGCAACATTGTCTTCAGCAGTCCCCGGGCACAAGAGCTGACGGCTGAGGCCCGGCTCGTGGTGGGTCTTACCGAGCGCATCAAACTCTACAATGAGAAGAATCTCCCCCATGAGGTCAAGTTTTTTGACCTGCGTCTTCTGTTCCTGCTGACAGCACTGAGGGTGGACATCCGGCAGCAGCTGgcccaggagctcaggggcatcAGCCTGATGACAGACACCCTGGAGCTGACGCTAGGGGTGAAATGGCTGGACCCCCATGAGGTAGCCACTGAGGGGAGCCCTCCCCTACCCCTGCCACGCCAGGAGACAGAGCGTGCCATGGAGATCCTTAAGGTGCTCTTCAACATCACATTTGACTCCAGCAAGAGGGAGGTGGATGAG GAAGATGCTGCTCTGTACCGACGTCTGGGCGCTCTCCTGCGTCACTGCCTGATGATTTCAGCTGATGGAGAGGACCGGACAGAAGAATTTCATAG CCACACAGTTAACCTCTTGGGCAACCTGCCTCTCATGTGTCTGGATGTCCTGTTGACCCCGAAGGTGCGGCCAGGCTCTCTTGAGTACATGGGTGTCAACATGGATGCAGTCAGTGTCCTGCTGGATTTCTTAGAGCGACGACTTGACAGG GGTCACAAACTGAAGGAGACCCTGACCCCTGTGCTGAACCTGCTGACGGAGAGTGCCCGTGTCCACCGCCAGACGAGGAAGTTCCTCAAAGCTAAG GTGCTGCCTCCGCTGCGGGACGTGAAGAATCGCCCCGAGGTGGGGAACTTGCTGCGGAACAAGCTTGTGCGTCTGATGACTCACATTGATACCGACGTGAAGCACTGCGCGGCCGAGTTCCTCTTTGTGCTCTGCAAGGAGAGCG TGTCGCGATTTGTGAAGTACACAGGGTATGGCAATGCAGCGGGGCTCCTGGCAGCACGAGGCCTCATGGCAGGAGGACGGGCAGAGGGAGAGTATTCTGAGGATGAAGACACGGACACAGAGGAATACAAGGAAGCTAAGCCCAA CATTAACCCAGTGACAGGTCGTGTGGAGGAGAAGCTCCCCAACCCCATGGAAGGGATGACTGAGGAGCAGAAGGAGTATGAAGCCATGAAGCTGGTTAACATGTTTGACAAGCTATCCAG ACAGCAAGTCATCCAGCCGATGGGGATGACTCCAGGGGGCAATCTCACCTCTCTGGAGAACGCTGTGCATGAGCTGGCGGAGGAGAGGTCATCATCTGACTCTGACTTGGGGTTGGACTGA
- the SIRT3 gene encoding NAD-dependent protein deacetylase sirtuin-3, mitochondrial isoform X3, which yields MVVMAGAGISTPSGIPDFRSPGSGLYSNLQQYNIPYPEAIFEIAYFFHNPKPFFTLAKELYPGNYRPNYSHYFLRLLHDKGLLLRLYTQNIDGLERVAGIPLDKLVEAHGTFATATCTVCRRSYPGEDFRGDVMADKIPHCPVCTGLIKPDIVFFGEELPHRFFLHVTDFPMADVLFIIGTSLEVQPFASLADAVRSSIPRVLINRDLVGPFAYQPQYNDVALLGDVISGVETFVELMGWKEEMQELIRRETEKLDAKDN from the exons ATGGTAGTGATGGCTGGAGCTGGGATCAGTACCCCCAGCGGCATCCCAGATTTTAG GTCTCCTGGGAGTGGCCTGTACAGTAACCTTCAGCAGTACAACATTCCCTATCCAGAAGCCATCTTTGAAATTGCCTACTTCTTCCACAATCCTAAGCCCTTTTTCACATTGGCCAAGGAGTTgtaccctggcaattacaggcccaACTACTCCCATTACTTCTTGCGACTCCTGCATGACAAGGGGCTCCTTCTGCGTCTGTATACCCAGAACATTGACGGGCTGGAAAGAG TTGCTGGGATCCCTCTTGATAAGTTGGTGGAAGCTCATGGCACCTTCGCCACTGCAACATGTACTGTCTGTCGGAGATCCTATCCGGGTGAGGACTTCAGG GGAGATGTGATGGCAGACAAAATCCCCCACTGCCCAGTCTGCACTGGACTCATCAAACCTGACATTGTGTTCTTTGGAGAGGAGCTCCCACACCGGTTCTTCCTGCATGTGACAGATTTCCCCATGGCAGATGTGCTCTTTATCATTGGAACCTCCCTCGAG GTGCAGCCCTTTGCCAGTCTGGCAGATGCAGTCCGCAGCTCTATTCCTCGTGTGCTGATCAATCGAGACCTGGTGGGACCATTTGCATACCAGCCGCAGTACAATGATGTGGCCCTGCTGGGAGATGTGATCAGTGGGGTGGAGACGTTTGTGGAGCTGATGGGCTGGAAGGAGGAGATGCAGGAGCTAATCCGGAGGGAAACAGAAAAG CTGGATGCAAAAGACAACTAG
- the RIC8A gene encoding synembryn-A isoform X1: protein MELKNVVETVESGEQDAILKVLQIYNQEKSQCFTFEDEEREERKKMAQLLIKFLERELQPSCQVTCLESIRILSRDKSCLDPFATREGLQTLARHAGIDYSEELIREVPDLDVILEALKCLCNIVFSSPRAQELTAEARLVVGLTERIKLYNEKNLPHEVKFFDLRLLFLLTALRVDIRQQLAQELRGISLMTDTLELTLGVKWLDPHEVATEGSPPLPLPRQETERAMEILKVLFNITFDSSKREVDEGQEDAALYRRLGALLRHCLMISADGEDRTEEFHSHTVNLLGNLPLMCLDVLLTPKVRPGSLEYMGVNMDAVSVLLDFLERRLDRGHKLKETLTPVLNLLTESARVHRQTRKFLKAKVLPPLRDVKNRPEVGNLLRNKLVRLMTHIDTDVKHCAAEFLFVLCKESVSRFVKYTGYGNAAGLLAARGLMAGGRAEGEYSEDEDTDTEEYKEAKPNINPVTGRVEEKLPNPMEGMTEEQKEYEAMKLVNMFDKLSRQQVIQPMGMTPGGNLTSLENAVHELAEERSSSDSDLGLD from the exons AAGTCTCAGTGTTTCACCTTTGAAGATGAAGAgcgggaggagaggaag AAAATGGCCCAGCTGCTGATCAAGTTCCTGGAGAGAGAGCTCCAGCCCTCCTGCCAAGTCACATGTTTGGAAAGCATCCGCATCCTGTCCCGGGACAAAAGCTGCCTTGACCCCTTTGCCACCAGGGAAGGCCTGCAGACCTTGGCCAGACACGCTGGCATTGATTACTCAGAGGAGCTTATTCGGGAAGTCCCAGACCTAGATGTGATCCTGGAGGCCCTCAAATGCCTCTGCAACATTGTCTTCAGCAGTCCCCGGGCACAAGAGCTGACGGCTGAGGCCCGGCTCGTGGTGGGTCTTACCGAGCGCATCAAACTCTACAATGAGAAGAATCTCCCCCATGAGGTCAAGTTTTTTGACCTGCGTCTTCTGTTCCTGCTGACAGCACTGAGGGTGGACATCCGGCAGCAGCTGgcccaggagctcaggggcatcAGCCTGATGACAGACACCCTGGAGCTGACGCTAGGGGTGAAATGGCTGGACCCCCATGAGGTAGCCACTGAGGGGAGCCCTCCCCTACCCCTGCCACGCCAGGAGACAGAGCGTGCCATGGAGATCCTTAAGGTGCTCTTCAACATCACATTTGACTCCAGCAAGAGGGAGGTGGATGAG ggCCAGGAAGATGCTGCTCTGTACCGACGTCTGGGCGCTCTCCTGCGTCACTGCCTGATGATTTCAGCTGATGGAGAGGACCGGACAGAAGAATTTCATAG CCACACAGTTAACCTCTTGGGCAACCTGCCTCTCATGTGTCTGGATGTCCTGTTGACCCCGAAGGTGCGGCCAGGCTCTCTTGAGTACATGGGTGTCAACATGGATGCAGTCAGTGTCCTGCTGGATTTCTTAGAGCGACGACTTGACAGG GGTCACAAACTGAAGGAGACCCTGACCCCTGTGCTGAACCTGCTGACGGAGAGTGCCCGTGTCCACCGCCAGACGAGGAAGTTCCTCAAAGCTAAG GTGCTGCCTCCGCTGCGGGACGTGAAGAATCGCCCCGAGGTGGGGAACTTGCTGCGGAACAAGCTTGTGCGTCTGATGACTCACATTGATACCGACGTGAAGCACTGCGCGGCCGAGTTCCTCTTTGTGCTCTGCAAGGAGAGCG TGTCGCGATTTGTGAAGTACACAGGGTATGGCAATGCAGCGGGGCTCCTGGCAGCACGAGGCCTCATGGCAGGAGGACGGGCAGAGGGAGAGTATTCTGAGGATGAAGACACGGACACAGAGGAATACAAGGAAGCTAAGCCCAA CATTAACCCAGTGACAGGTCGTGTGGAGGAGAAGCTCCCCAACCCCATGGAAGGGATGACTGAGGAGCAGAAGGAGTATGAAGCCATGAAGCTGGTTAACATGTTTGACAAGCTATCCAG ACAGCAAGTCATCCAGCCGATGGGGATGACTCCAGGGGGCAATCTCACCTCTCTGGAGAACGCTGTGCATGAGCTGGCGGAGGAGAGGTCATCATCTGACTCTGACTTGGGGTTGGACTGA
- the PSMD13 gene encoding 26S proteasome non-ATPase regulatory subunit 13: MKDVPGFLQQSQSSGPGQAAVWHRLEELYTKKLWHQLTLQVLDFVQDPCFAKGDGLIKLYENFISEFEHRVNPLSLVEIILHVVRQMTDPNVALTFLEKTREKVKSSDEAVILCKTAIGALKLNIGDLQVTKETIEDVEEMLNNLPGVTSVHSRFYDLSSKYYQTIGNHASYYKDALRFLGCIDVKDLPVSEQQERAFTLGLAGLLGEGVYNFGELLMHPVLESLRNTDRQWLIDTLYAFNSGNVEKFQAQKTAWGQQPDLAANEALLLKKIQLLCLMEMTFTRPANHRQLTFEEIAKSAKVTVNEVELLVMKALSVGLVKGSIDEVDKKVHMTWVQPRVLDLQQIKGMKDRLEFWCTDVRSMEMLVEHQAHDILT; the protein is encoded by the exons ATGAAGGACGTGCCGGGcttcctgcagcagagccagagctccgggccgggccaggccgcCGTGTGGCACCGCCTGGAGGAGCTCTACACCAAGAA aCTCTGGCACCAGCTGACTCTGCAGGTGTTGGACTTTGTGCAGGACCCCTGCTTTGCTAAAGGAGATGGACTCATCAAG CTTTATGAGAACTTCATCAGTGAGTTTGAACACAG GGTGAATCCTTTGTCCTTGGTAGAGATCATTCTTCATGTAGTTAGACAGATGACAG ATCCTAATGTGGCCCTTACTTTCCTGGAAAAGACTCGAGAAAAG GTGAAAAGCAGTGATGAGGCTGTGATTTTATGTAAAACAGCCATCGGGGCTCTGAAGTTAAACATTGGCGACCTGCAGGTCACAAAG GAGACCATAGAGGATGTTGAGGAGATGCTGAACAATCTCCCTGGGGTGACATCTGTTCACAGCCGTTTCTACGACCTTTCCAGCAAATACTACCAGACAATTGGGAATCATGCCTCTTACTATAAGGATGCACTGCGGTTCCTGGGCTGTATTGATGTCAAGGATCTGCCAG tgtcagagcagcaggagagagccTTTACCTTGGGGCTGGCAGGACTCCTAGGAGAAGGAGTTTATAACTTTGGGGAGCTG CTCATGCACCCTGTACTGGAGTCCTTGAGAAACACTGACAGACAGTGGCTGATTGACACACTTTATGCCTTCAATAGTGGTAATGTAGAGAAATTCCAGGCTCAGAAGACAGCCTGGGGCCAGCAG CCAGACCTGGCTGCAAATGAAGCACTTCTCCTGAAGAAGATCCAGCTGCTGTGCCTCATGGAG ATGACTTTCACCCGACCAGCCAATCACAGACAGCTCACTTTTGAAGAGATTGCTAAAAGTGCCAAAGTCACCGTGAATGAG gtgGAACTGCTGGTGATGAAGGCCCTCTCAGTAGGGTTAGTAAAAGGCAGTATTGATGAAGTGGATAAGAAAGTGCACATGACCTGGGTCCAACCGCGTGTGCTGGATTTACAGCAG ATCAAAGGGATGAAGGACCGTCTGGAGTTCTGGTGCACAGATGTGAGGAGCATGGAAATGCTGGTGGAGCACCAAGCCCACGATATCCTAACATAG